Proteins encoded together in one bacterium window:
- a CDS encoding IS5 family transposase, producing MQREYITNEAWRKIYQFLKKEKGIYVRNEGLCKRFIVGVYWILKTGAQWRELPDRYGNWNSVFKRFDVWSKKKIFEKLLTFCADDPDLEYVMIDATIVRSHPCAAGYGKQSEEGLGRSKGGFTTKIHATVDALGNPLKIIITPGQRNDITQAETLLKATQNSCVIADRGYDSDALRTLLNNQKCTVVIPPRSNRKIQYEYDEHLYKERHLVECFFSKIKHFRHVFSRFDKKAQNYLSFVSFVGAILWLR from the coding sequence ATGCAAAGAGAGTATATCACAAATGAAGCGTGGCGGAAAATATATCAGTTTCTTAAAAAAGAAAAAGGTATTTATGTTAGAAATGAAGGTCTTTGTAAGAGGTTCATAGTGGGTGTGTATTGGATTTTAAAAACAGGCGCTCAATGGCGAGAACTGCCTGACCGTTATGGCAACTGGAATAGCGTATTCAAGCGATTTGATGTGTGGAGTAAAAAGAAAATTTTTGAAAAATTGTTAACATTTTGTGCTGACGACCCCGACCTTGAATACGTCATGATTGATGCCACAATAGTAAGATCGCATCCTTGCGCAGCGGGTTATGGCAAACAAAGTGAAGAAGGCTTGGGAAGAAGTAAAGGTGGTTTTACTACAAAAATTCATGCGACAGTGGATGCCTTGGGCAACCCACTAAAAATTATAATAACTCCTGGTCAAAGAAATGACATAACGCAAGCTGAAACCCTGCTCAAAGCAACCCAAAATTCTTGTGTGATAGCCGACCGAGGTTATGATTCTGATGCATTACGAACTTTGTTAAATAATCAAAAATGTACGGTTGTTATTCCGCCTCGATCTAACAGAAAGATTCAGTATGAATATGATGAGCATCTTTACAAAGAAAGACATCTCGTTGAATGTTTTTTCTCTAAAATCAAACACTTCAGACATGTCTTTTCTCGCTTTGACAAAAAGGCCCAGAATTACTTATCGTTCGTTTCTTTTGTTGGAGCAATTTTATGGTTACGATGA